Proteins from a genomic interval of Asticcacaulis sp. AND118:
- a CDS encoding ubiquinol-cytochrome C chaperone family protein: MLDKFLSALGESLGLKKPNPARKAGEALYASAVSQSRQVVFYTDYGVKDEIGARFELLVLHVVLLISRLKSENEQHRETSQALFDSLLLALDDTLREQGVGDLTVPKKMKKLSQQVYTRLVRWDEIWEEAVPETRNAAQADYLLRTVYAADEEPDAQAPLWAAALSDYIHEVRTRVGADGLLAGEVVWPEVKPLVKRLDVQEN; the protein is encoded by the coding sequence ATGCTCGACAAATTCCTCAGCGCGCTCGGCGAAAGCCTGGGTCTGAAAAAGCCCAATCCGGCTCGCAAAGCCGGTGAAGCCCTGTATGCGTCGGCGGTTTCCCAGTCGCGGCAGGTGGTCTTCTATACCGACTACGGCGTGAAGGACGAAATCGGCGCGCGGTTCGAACTGCTGGTGCTGCACGTTGTCCTGCTGATCAGCCGGCTGAAATCGGAGAATGAACAGCACCGCGAAACCTCACAGGCCCTGTTTGATTCGCTGCTGCTGGCGCTGGACGACACCCTGCGCGAGCAGGGCGTAGGCGATCTGACCGTACCCAAGAAGATGAAGAAGCTGAGCCAGCAGGTCTATACGCGGCTGGTGCGCTGGGACGAAATCTGGGAAGAGGCGGTGCCAGAAACAAGGAATGCGGCGCAAGCCGATTATCTGCTGCGCACCGTCTATGCGGCCGACGAAGAACCGGACGCGCAGGCCCCTCTTTGGGCGGCGGCTTTAAGTGACTATATCCATGAGGTCCGCACGCGTGTAGGTGCGGATGGATTGCTGGCCGGCGAAGTCGTGTGGCCAGAAGTGAAACCTCTGGTAAAGCGTTTAGATGTACAGGAGAACTGA
- a CDS encoding outer membrane protein assembly factor BamE: MASKVKPERNLMIKPSTFLALAAVAAAASTLGACAPSVARQGYLAIEANPATDIKVGEDTQTSVRTKFGSPSQVATFDPSVWYYITQTTSKMTYKPATLTSRSVTVVEFDKETQAVKTVKTLSLADSREIALNPNKTPTRGRELTALEQILGNVGRQTITNEEDTNPGGQRRRE, from the coding sequence ATGGCCTCCAAGGTCAAACCCGAACGGAACCTGATGATCAAGCCGTCCACCTTCCTGGCCCTTGCCGCCGTTGCCGCTGCTGCTTCTACCCTCGGTGCCTGTGCCCCCAGCGTCGCGCGTCAGGGCTACCTCGCCATCGAAGCCAACCCCGCCACCGACATCAAGGTCGGCGAGGACACGCAAACCAGCGTGCGCACCAAGTTCGGCTCTCCGTCTCAAGTCGCGACCTTCGACCCCAGCGTCTGGTACTATATCACGCAGACGACCTCCAAGATGACCTATAAGCCCGCGACCCTGACCTCGCGCAGCGTCACCGTCGTCGAGTTCGACAAGGAAACGCAGGCCGTCAAGACCGTGAAGACCTTATCGCTGGCCGACAGCCGCGAGATCGCGCTGAACCCCAACAAGACGCCGACCCGCGGCCGCGAACTGACGGCGCTGGAACAGATTCTCGGCAATGTCGGTCGCCAGACCATCACCAACGAAGAAGACACCAACCCCGGCGGCCAGCGCCGCCGCGAGTAG
- a CDS encoding sodium-translocating pyrophosphatase has product MTSWIGLVIAAGVLGLVYGVVQTLSLLKKPQGNARMQEIAAAIQEGAGAYLKRQYTTIAIVGVVIFVAAFLVLGPYAAGGFLIGAVLSGAAGFAGMLISVRANVRTAEAASKSLQQGLNLAFGAGAVTGLFVASGALLGVAGYYFVLTDVLGLESTSRQVIDALVALGFGASLISIFARLGGGIFTKGADVGGDMVGKVEAGIPEDDPRNPATIADNVGDNVGDCAGMAADLFETYAVTTVATMVLGAIFFAGTALVGPMMLLPLVICGACILTSIVGTFFVKLGKDNHIMNALYKGLIVTGVLSVGALAAVIELVIGFDTVITYEGAPQAFTGLTLFWCGLVGLAVTAGFIVVTEYYTGTGKRPVVSIAQASVTGHGTNVIQGLAVSMESTAIPALIIVGGIVGCYLLAGLYGIAIATTTMLALAGMIVALDAFGPVTDNAGGIAEMAGLDKDVRHTTDALDAVGNTTKAVTKGYAIGSAGLGALVLFAAYTSDLKYFAANAAPGSFFEGLGNLTFSLSSPWVVVGLLIGGLLPYLFGGMGMTAVGKAAQAVVEEVRRQFREDPGIMAGTSKPNYGRAVDMLTKAAIREMVVPSLLPVLSPLVLFGIVYAIGGAVPAFEALGAMLLGVIVTGLFVAISMTSGGGAWDNAKKSFEDGFVDKDGVRHLKGSDAHKASVTGDTVGDPYKDTAGPAVNPMIKITNIVALLLLAVLAHVA; this is encoded by the coding sequence ATGACGTCATGGATCGGGCTGGTCATAGCGGCCGGCGTTCTGGGCTTGGTGTACGGGGTCGTTCAGACCCTCAGTCTGCTTAAAAAACCGCAGGGCAATGCCCGGATGCAGGAAATCGCCGCGGCGATTCAGGAAGGGGCGGGGGCCTATCTCAAACGGCAATATACGACCATCGCCATCGTCGGCGTGGTTATCTTCGTCGCCGCCTTTCTGGTGCTGGGGCCCTATGCCGCGGGCGGCTTCCTGATCGGGGCCGTGCTGTCGGGGGCGGCGGGCTTTGCCGGGATGCTGATTTCGGTGCGCGCCAATGTCCGCACTGCCGAAGCCGCGTCCAAAAGCCTGCAACAGGGGCTGAACCTCGCCTTCGGAGCCGGGGCGGTAACCGGCCTGTTCGTGGCATCGGGCGCGCTGCTGGGCGTCGCGGGTTACTATTTCGTCCTGACCGACGTGCTGGGACTTGAATCGACCAGCCGTCAGGTCATCGACGCCCTTGTGGCGCTGGGCTTCGGCGCCTCGCTGATCTCGATCTTTGCGCGTCTGGGCGGCGGTATCTTCACCAAGGGCGCCGATGTCGGCGGCGATATGGTGGGCAAGGTCGAAGCGGGTATCCCCGAAGACGACCCGCGTAACCCGGCCACCATCGCCGACAATGTCGGCGACAACGTCGGCGACTGCGCCGGCATGGCGGCGGACCTGTTTGAAACCTATGCCGTGACGACGGTCGCGACCATGGTGCTGGGGGCGATCTTCTTTGCCGGTACGGCGCTGGTCGGTCCGATGATGCTGCTGCCGCTGGTCATCTGCGGCGCGTGCATCCTCACCTCGATCGTCGGCACCTTCTTCGTCAAGCTGGGTAAGGACAATCACATCATGAATGCCCTGTACAAGGGCCTGATCGTCACCGGCGTCCTGTCCGTAGGGGCGCTGGCGGCGGTGATCGAACTGGTGATCGGCTTCGATACGGTGATCACCTATGAGGGCGCGCCGCAAGCCTTTACCGGCCTGACCCTGTTCTGGTGCGGTCTGGTGGGCCTTGCGGTCACCGCCGGCTTCATCGTGGTCACGGAATACTATACCGGCACGGGCAAACGCCCCGTGGTGTCGATCGCACAGGCCTCGGTCACCGGTCACGGCACCAATGTCATTCAGGGCCTGGCCGTATCGATGGAATCGACGGCCATTCCGGCCCTGATCATCGTCGGCGGCATCGTCGGCTGCTACCTGCTGGCGGGGCTCTACGGCATCGCCATCGCCACCACCACCATGCTGGCTCTGGCCGGGATGATCGTGGCGCTGGACGCCTTCGGGCCGGTGACCGACAATGCCGGCGGCATCGCCGAAATGGCGGGTCTGGACAAGGATGTGCGCCACACGACGGATGCTTTGGATGCCGTCGGCAATACCACCAAGGCCGTCACCAAGGGCTACGCCATCGGTTCGGCGGGTCTGGGGGCGCTGGTCCTGTTCGCCGCCTATACGTCGGACCTGAAATACTTTGCCGCCAATGCCGCACCGGGGTCGTTCTTCGAAGGGCTGGGCAACCTGACCTTCTCTCTGTCCTCGCCGTGGGTGGTGGTCGGTCTGCTGATCGGCGGGCTCCTGCCTTATCTCTTCGGCGGCATGGGCATGACGGCGGTCGGCAAGGCGGCGCAGGCCGTGGTCGAAGAAGTGCGGCGTCAGTTCCGCGAAGACCCCGGCATCATGGCCGGTACGTCCAAGCCCAACTATGGCCGCGCCGTGGACATGCTGACCAAGGCCGCCATCCGTGAGATGGTCGTGCCGTCGCTGCTGCCGGTCCTGTCGCCGCTGGTCCTGTTCGGAATCGTCTACGCCATAGGCGGCGCGGTTCCGGCCTTTGAGGCGCTGGGGGCGATGCTGCTGGGGGTGATCGTGACGGGCCTGTTCGTCGCCATCTCCATGACGTCGGGCGGCGGGGCCTGGGATAACGCCAAAAAGTCGTTCGAGGACGGTTTCGTCGATAAGGACGGCGTTCGCCACCTCAAGGGCTCAGACGCGCACAAGGCGTCGGTGACCGGCGACACGGTGGGCGACCCGTACAAGGACACGGCGGGTCCGGCGGTCAATCCGATGATCAAGATCACCAATATCGTGGCTTTGTTGTTGTTGGCTGTCTTGGCCCACGTAGCCTGA
- the thiL gene encoding thiamine-phosphate kinase yields MTGDNSEFSVIDRLFKPLAGLTAEARGLIDDVAVLGAREGYDLVVTTDAMVEGVHFLSTDPLDQVARKLLRVNISDLVAKGADPYGYQLLTAWPKGMAYEGKEAFAYGLRLDQDEFDFDLFGGDTVSTEGPLLLSITAFGHAPVGRTLSRAGARVGDIVLVGGFIGDAHLGLRVLRGEFDELSDAHKAHLISAYRLPQPRDDFADTVLENAHASMDISDGLIADALHMARASQVAIVIDIDRVPTSIAARAAIALGADVTDLITGGDDYQILCTANAAGAAVLKAAGFHEIGHCEAGSGEVSVISDGKVIEIEDKGWVHA; encoded by the coding sequence ATGACCGGCGACAACAGCGAATTCAGCGTCATCGACCGGTTGTTCAAGCCTTTGGCGGGACTGACTGCCGAGGCGCGCGGTCTGATCGACGATGTGGCGGTGCTGGGCGCGCGCGAAGGCTACGACCTTGTGGTGACGACCGACGCCATGGTCGAAGGCGTGCACTTCCTGTCCACCGATCCGCTCGATCAGGTGGCGCGCAAACTGTTGCGGGTCAATATTTCCGACCTTGTGGCCAAGGGCGCCGATCCTTATGGCTATCAGCTCCTGACGGCCTGGCCCAAGGGCATGGCCTATGAGGGCAAGGAAGCCTTCGCCTACGGGCTGCGTCTCGATCAGGACGAATTCGATTTCGACCTGTTCGGCGGAGATACGGTTTCCACCGAAGGGCCGCTGCTGCTCAGCATCACCGCCTTTGGTCACGCGCCGGTGGGCCGCACCCTGTCGCGGGCCGGCGCGCGGGTTGGGGATATCGTGCTGGTCGGCGGCTTTATCGGTGACGCCCATCTGGGCCTGCGGGTGCTGCGTGGTGAATTTGACGAACTGTCCGACGCGCACAAGGCGCATCTGATCAGCGCCTATCGCCTGCCGCAACCGCGAGACGACTTTGCCGATACGGTGCTGGAAAACGCCCACGCCTCGATGGATATTTCCGACGGCCTGATCGCTGACGCCTTGCACATGGCGCGGGCTTCGCAAGTGGCCATTGTTATCGACATCGACCGCGTGCCGACCTCGATCGCGGCGCGCGCCGCCATAGCGCTGGGAGCCGATGTCACCGATCTGATCACCGGCGGCGACGATTACCAGATCCTGTGCACGGCCAATGCGGCGGGGGCGGCGGTGCTGAAAGCCGCCGGTTTCCACGAGATCGGCCATTGCGAAGCCGGATCGGGCGAAGTGTCGGTGATCAGCGACGGCAAGGTGATCGAGATCGAGGACAAGGGCTGGGTTCACGCCTGA
- the nusB gene encoding transcription antitermination factor NusB, whose product MVDPQSLKSVIEQLNANEPAGAGRLSIKDKRARTVARLVLVQALYQMEIAGTGVESVIREFADFRFDGHIEGEGGEEQRLGTADEAFFADGLRTIVKAQAGIDVLISERLASNWRLDRIDTTLRAILRAGAWELKFRTDIAVEVVINEYVEIAKAFFGNEESRFVNGALDGIAKDAR is encoded by the coding sequence ATGGTTGATCCGCAAAGCCTCAAGTCGGTCATCGAGCAACTGAACGCCAATGAGCCCGCGGGAGCGGGCCGGTTGTCGATCAAGGACAAGCGCGCCCGCACCGTGGCGCGTCTGGTACTGGTTCAGGCCCTGTATCAGATGGAAATCGCCGGCACCGGCGTCGAATCGGTCATCCGTGAATTCGCCGACTTCCGTTTCGACGGTCATATCGAGGGCGAGGGCGGCGAGGAACAGCGTCTGGGCACCGCCGACGAAGCCTTCTTCGCCGACGGTCTGCGGACCATCGTCAAGGCACAGGCCGGCATCGACGTGCTGATTTCGGAGCGTCTGGCCTCGAACTGGCGTCTGGACCGCATCGACACCACGTTGCGCGCCATCCTGCGCGCCGGGGCCTGGGAGCTGAAATTCCGCACCGACATCGCCGTCGAGGTAGTGATCAACGAATATGTCGAGATCGCCAAGGCCTTCTTCGGCAATGAGGAATCGCGCTTCGTCAACGGCGCGCTGGACGGTATCGCCAAGGACGCGAGGTAA
- a CDS encoding 6,7-dimethyl-8-ribityllumazine synthase yields the protein MTIDTPLRILIVESRFYEDISDELLAGAKAALEAYGAEYDVITVPGAFEVPGAIAMAEDASQGPAGRKYDGYVALGCVIRGETTHYDYVCEESARGLMDLTLKQLLCIGYGILTVEDEDQAWARARRSEGDKGGTVAKVALDMIALKKALRGGNHG from the coding sequence TTGACCATCGATACACCCCTGCGCATCCTCATCGTCGAAAGCCGCTTCTATGAGGATATTTCCGATGAGCTTCTGGCCGGCGCCAAGGCGGCGCTTGAGGCCTATGGCGCGGAATACGATGTCATCACCGTGCCGGGCGCGTTCGAGGTGCCGGGCGCCATCGCCATGGCCGAAGACGCCTCTCAGGGCCCCGCCGGGCGCAAATATGACGGCTATGTCGCGCTGGGCTGCGTCATCCGTGGCGAAACGACCCATTACGACTATGTCTGCGAAGAGTCGGCGCGCGGCCTGATGGACCTGACGCTGAAGCAACTCCTGTGCATCGGCTACGGTATCCTGACCGTCGAGGACGAGGATCAGGCCTGGGCCCGCGCGCGCCGTTCGGAAGGCGACAAGGGCGGCACGGTGGCCAAGGTGGCGCTCGACATGATCGCGCTGAAGAAGGCCCTGCGCGGAGGCAATCATGGTTGA